A region of the bacterium genome:
AAAGAAATCAGCGTCGTACCGACCGGCGCTCTCTCGTTGGACATGGCGCTGGGTGTGGGCGGGTTGCCGCGCGGCCGGGTGGTTGAAATCTTCGGACCGGAATCCTCCGGCAAGACCACGTTGACCCTGCATGTGATTGCCAACGCCCAGAAGGCGGGCGGGCTGGCAGCGTTCATCGACACCGAACATGCAATGGATCCGGGGTATGCCAAGAAGATCGGCGTGAATTTAGACGATCTGTTGGTGTCCCAGCCGGGTTCGGGGGAAGAGGCCCTCAGCATTTGTGAGACGCTGGTTCGCAGTAACGCCGTGGATGTGGTGGTGCTGGATTCCGTTGCCGCCCTCGCCCCCAAGGCGGAGTTGGATGGCGAAATCGGGGACTCGCATGTCGGACTTCAGGCCCGCCTGATGTCTCAGGCGATGCGGAAGTTGACGGCCGCCATTTCGACCTCCAAGACGCTCTGCATTTTCACCAACCAGATCCGCGAAAAAATCGGGGTCATGTTTGGAAGTCCTGAGACCACCCCGGGCGGGCGGGCACTGAAATTCTACTCTTCGGTTCGTCTGGATATCCGGCGTATCGCGGCCATCAAGGACGCCTCCGGCAAGGTCATGGGCAACCGGACTCGTGTGAAAGTGGTGAAGAACAAGGTTGCGCCCCCGTTTGTGGAAGCGGAGTTCGACATTCTGTTTGCCCGCGGGATATGGTGGGATGGTTCTGTCATCGATAGCGCCATCGAACATGGATTGGTCGAAAAACGCGGTTCCTGGTTGTTTTATGACGGGGCTCAGTTGGGGCAGGGGCGTGAATCCGCGGCAGAAAACCTGTCGAAAGATCCCGCATTGTCCAAAAAACTCGTGGACGGTATCAAGGCGAAGGTCAGTGCGGCCCGTCTGTAAGGGAGCGTTCCGTTATGGCGCTTTTGGCTTCTTATTCTGATCCTGCGGATGCCGCGCTGGC
Encoded here:
- the recA gene encoding recombinase RecA, encoding MSKASPKTPAETSTNSALNAVLAQIQKEFGDGAIMRLGEAEGRKEISVVPTGALSLDMALGVGGLPRGRVVEIFGPESSGKTTLTLHVIANAQKAGGLAAFIDTEHAMDPGYAKKIGVNLDDLLVSQPGSGEEALSICETLVRSNAVDVVVLDSVAALAPKAELDGEIGDSHVGLQARLMSQAMRKLTAAISTSKTLCIFTNQIREKIGVMFGSPETTPGGRALKFYSSVRLDIRRIAAIKDASGKVMGNRTRVKVVKNKVAPPFVEAEFDILFARGIWWDGSVIDSAIEHGLVEKRGSWLFYDGAQLGQGRESAAENLSKDPALSKKLVDGIKAKVSAARL